A single genomic interval of Penaeus monodon isolate SGIC_2016 chromosome 30, NSTDA_Pmon_1, whole genome shotgun sequence harbors:
- the LOC119592458 gene encoding IQ and ubiquitin-like domain-containing protein, with protein sequence MATLLTPMVFSPAHRYDVSKVVEVQRMVRGWLARQRVRRLKQERRQTDKSTSESTSVSPRQADSANSASDNSVSTSSSHKRWRGAVPMAELYSRLEGWRRRQVAQITATLTGQDRRRALVALLDKETELLRSLEAHRAVRSARRRNAAIALFLQEVSRAQVWKVGSQAGGVEVETPETEPVRTLASLASALQKDASAEVRGQQFNSVFSTVERFRPSHGDPDETSRTARELGTLARRGLHLLARGTTDSRLRGLRKRLHSLIITYLQQVQTRSSVPMQPRLVRAAGGKPLLVPTTST encoded by the exons ATGGCCACCCTCCTTACGCCCATGGTGTTCTCGCCCGCCCATCGCTATGATGTCAGCAAG GTTGTGGAGGTTCAACGGATGGTCCGCGGATGGCTAGCGAGGCAGAGGGTTAGGAGACTAAAGCAA GAACGCCGGCAAACTGACAAGTCCACGAGCGAATCCACGTCGGTGTCCCCGCGCCAGGCGGACTCGGCCAATAGCGCTAGTGACAACTCCGTTTCTACTTCTTCCAGCCACAAG CGGTGGCGTGGCGCGGTGCCCATGGCGGAGCTCTACTCCCGCCTGGAGGGCTGGCGGCGGCGGCAGGTGGCTCAGATAACGGCCACGCTCACGGGCCAGGACAGGAGGCGGGCGCTGGTGGCCCTCCTCGACAAAGAGACGGAGTTGCTGAGGTCCTTGGAGGCTCACCGCGCCGTCCGCTCGGCCAGGAGAAGGAACGCGGCCATCGCACTCTTCCTTCAGGAG gtGTCCCGAGCGCAGGTGTGGAAGGTCGGAAGCCAGGCGGGTGGGGTGGAGGTTGAGACCCCGGAGACAGAGCCTGTGAGGACGCTGgcctccctcgcctccgcccTCCAGAAGGATGCGTCGGCGGAGGTCAGAGGGCAGCAGTTCAACTCCGTCTTTAGCACC GTGGAGCGATTCCGCCCCTCCCACGGCGACCCGGACGAGACTTCCCGGACGGCGCGAGAGCTGGGGACGCTGGCGAGACGAGGCCTGCATCTCCTGGCGAGGGGAACCACCGACTCGAGGCTCAGGGGACTTCGCAAGAGACTCCACAGTCTCATTATCACTTACCTTCAACAG GTTCAGACGAGATCATCAGTGCCAATGCAACCGCGGTTAGTGAGAGCCGCAGGTGGAAAACCGCTTCTAGTTCCCACAACGAGCACATGA